CCTCAACCCTAACCAAGATTTTTATTCGCGAAGTTGCAACAAATTGCCCTGCCGACAGGGTAGTTTTTTATTTGGGCCGCTTATGCGTTGAAGATTTAAACGAAATATTTATACTCTGCGGTAATGGTTACGGTATCGGTGGTCTTAAAATACTTAGGGGGTTGTATGAACGTGTTGTTACCCTCGGGTATATTGCTGACAATCCTGATCAAGCAGAACCGTTTTTAGAATATCATCACATTCACAAAGGGAAAATGATAAATCATGCAGGAAGAATATTTAATTTGGAAAAGGATATTGATGCTGAAGAGCTTGCTACGGCAAAAGAAAATTACAAAAAGTTCAAAGACAAATTCCAAATTGATGACTGCAAGAAATGCGGAACAAAAAAGATGATGTTTACATGGTCAAAACTTGACACCGCTTCCATGGCAAAAAAAATTGGCTTAGAAGGCTTGTACTTTCCAGGATTCTTCTACCCAACACTACAAACACATGCCACACCAACATCTTTGATGGCAAGAATGAGAGTCAGAGAAAACGGCAATGTAACTTTTAACGAAGGCGCTCAACATGAGTGGGCCAGTAAATCTCTGATAACCGCTCACAATTTAATGATATACGTACTCATGATTCAAAATACCTATTTCAAGCTAAATATAGAATCTGAAATTGAAGAACGAAAAAATGACTTTCAAGAAATGTGGAGTGACATAGAACAAGGTTAACTCATTTGAAATATAACCGTTAAGGATTGACACGATCCCGCAGGGTCGTTTTCAATCCAATGTTGAACAACCGGGCAAGCCTGACCGCGGGGAACTCTGCAGCGGTGAATGGAAATGACATTGGAGCGGTCAGCTTTCCCATGACGTTCCAACTATTATCCAGTCGTTACCGATTACAGATATAAACATTCCGTTCACCAAATAACTTTTAGAGAACCGTTACAAATACCAATACCTTATTTGTAATTATAAGCACCTTGCGATCATTCAGCATAACCGGCTGGTAAAAGATGCAGCATAGCGAAGCGGCGCAGCTTTTACCATTCCGATTTCATGCTGTTGTT
This window of the uncultured Desulfosarcina sp. genome carries:
- a CDS encoding DUF5677 domain-containing protein, with product MTKKPIIIGFQEEWKKFLHHHPLWPEKYKLLTSTLTKIFIREVATNCPADRVVFYLGRLCVEDLNEIFILCGNGYGIGGLKILRGLYERVVTLGYIADNPDQAEPFLEYHHIHKGKMINHAGRIFNLEKDIDAEELATAKENYKKFKDKFQIDDCKKCGTKKMMFTWSKLDTASMAKKIGLEGLYFPGFFYPTLQTHATPTSLMARMRVRENGNVTFNEGAQHEWASKSLITAHNLMIYVLMIQNTYFKLNIESEIEERKNDFQEMWSDIEQG